One window from the genome of Candoia aspera isolate rCanAsp1 chromosome 15, rCanAsp1.hap2, whole genome shotgun sequence encodes:
- the LOC134505582 gene encoding calcium release-activated calcium channel protein 1 codes for MSLNEHSMQALSWRKLYLSRAKLKASSRTSALLSGFAMVAMVEVQLDAEHDYPPGLLIAFSACTTVLVAVHLFALMISTCILPNIEAVSNVHNLNSVKESPHERMHRHIELAWAFSTVIGTLLFLAEVVLLCWVKFHPLKKKTGADRQAGNTTITAGEAAAITSTTIMVPFGLVFIIFAVHFYRSLVTHKTDRQFQELSELAEFARLQDQLDHRGDSLPSPGGHFA; via the exons ATGAGCCTCAACGAGCACTCCATGCAGGCGCTGTCCTGGCGGAAGCTCTACCTCAGCCGGGCCAAGCTGAAAGCCTCCAGCCGCACCTCGGCGCTGCTCTCCGGCTTCGCCATG GTGGCCATGGTGGAAGTCCAGCTAGATGCCGAACATGACTACCCACCAGGCCTCTTGATAGCCTTCAGTGCCTGcacgacggtgctggtggcggtCCACCTCTTTGCCCTGATGATCAGCACCTGCATCCTGCCCAACATCGAGGCCGTCAGCAATGTCCACAACCTCAACTCAGTCAAGGAGTCGCCCCACGAGCGCATGCACCGCCACATTGAGCTGGCCTGGGCCTTCTCCACCGTCATTGGGACTCTGCTGTTCTTGGCTGAGGTAGTGCTCCTCTGCTGGGTGAAATTCCACCCACTGAAGAAGAAAACGGGTGCCGATAGGCAGGCGGGCAACACCACCATCACCGCCGGTGAGGCTGCGGCCATCACCTCCACCACCATCATGGTCCCCTTCGGACTGGTCTTCATCATCTTCGCTGTCCACTTCTATCGCTCGCTGGTGACTCACAAGACGGATCGTCAGTTTCAAGAGCTGAGCGAGCTGGCCGAGTTTGCCCGCTTGCAGGACCAGCTGGACCACAGAGGGGACTCCCTACCATCTCCCGGTGGCCATTTTGCCTAG